A window of the Salegentibacter mishustinae genome harbors these coding sequences:
- a CDS encoding energy transducer TonB: MKKLMLIACFVVGGFATAQAQQTSPVWPGCEDAEDVKACFNQKLSQHVRENYEYPQTEDGDYVRGKVEISFTITEEGKAVVNSVKGPEPKVNAAAKEMIQKIPDMKPGTLQGEPDDRNFTVPFNF; encoded by the coding sequence ATGAAAAAGTTAATGCTTATCGCATGTTTTGTAGTTGGAGGATTTGCTACCGCACAAGCCCAGCAAACTTCGCCGGTTTGGCCAGGTTGTGAAGACGCCGAAGACGTAAAAGCCTGTTTTAATCAGAAACTATCTCAACACGTAAGAGAAAATTACGAATATCCACAAACCGAAGATGGCGATTATGTTCGCGGAAAAGTAGAAATTTCTTTTACAATTACTGAAGAAGGAAAAGCCGTAGTGAATTCGGTTAAAGGCCCTGAGCCAAAAGTAAACGCCGCAGCTAAGGAAATGATACAGAAAATTCCTGATATGAAACCTGGAACTTTACAAGGCGAGCCAGACGATCGTAACTTTACCGTTCCTTTCAATTTCTAG
- a CDS encoding thymidylate synthase, whose translation MKQYHELLQHILDNGTDKGDRTGTGTRSIFGHQLRFDLSEGFPMVTTKKLHLKSIIYELLWFLKGDTNVKYLQENGVRIWNEWADENGDLGPVYGKQWRNWNNEDLDQIKEIIETLKKNPNSRRMLVSAWNPSVLPDSSKSFSENVANGKAALPPCHAFFQFYVSPPTPNGGGKSKLSLQLYQRSADVFLGVPFNIASYALLTMMMAQVCGYEAGDFIHTFGDVHIYSNHMEQVKLQLSREPRALPKMTINPEIKNIFDFDYKDFKLEDYNPYPGIKARVAV comes from the coding sequence ATGAAACAATACCACGAACTTTTACAACATATTTTAGACAACGGAACCGACAAAGGCGATAGAACCGGCACTGGCACCAGGAGTATTTTTGGCCATCAGTTACGGTTTGACCTTAGCGAAGGTTTCCCAATGGTTACTACCAAGAAACTGCATTTAAAATCTATTATTTATGAATTGCTGTGGTTCTTAAAAGGTGATACTAACGTAAAATACCTGCAGGAAAACGGAGTTCGAATTTGGAACGAATGGGCCGACGAAAATGGCGATCTTGGTCCTGTTTACGGGAAGCAATGGCGTAACTGGAATAATGAAGACTTAGACCAGATAAAAGAGATTATAGAAACTCTTAAGAAGAACCCGAATAGCCGTAGAATGTTGGTTTCGGCCTGGAATCCTTCGGTATTACCAGATTCTTCTAAATCCTTTTCAGAGAATGTAGCGAATGGAAAAGCGGCACTTCCGCCCTGCCATGCATTTTTTCAATTCTATGTGAGCCCCCCAACCCCCAATGGGGGAGGAAAATCAAAATTATCCCTTCAGCTTTATCAAAGAAGTGCAGATGTTTTTCTTGGTGTACCTTTCAATATCGCTTCTTATGCGCTTTTAACTATGATGATGGCACAGGTTTGCGGCTACGAAGCAGGAGATTTTATTCACACATTTGGCGACGTTCATATTTACAGCAACCATATGGAGCAGGTAAAACTGCAGCTTTCCAGGGAACCCAGAGCTTTACCAAAAATGACGATCAACCCTGAAATAAAAAATATTTTTGATTTCGACTATAAAGATTTTAAATTAGAAGATTATAATCCGTATCCCGGCATAAAAGCCAGGGTTGCGGTCTAA
- a CDS encoding electron transfer flavoprotein subunit beta/FixA family protein produces the protein MKILVCISHVPDTTSKINFTDGDSKFDTNGVNFVINPNDEFGLTRAMWFKEKQGASVDVVNVGGAETEPTLRKALAIGADNAIRVNTPATDGFQVAKQLAKVAKDGGYDLIIAGRESIDYNGGMVPGMLAGILDANFINTCISLEVEGDKATAIREIDGGKETLTASLPLVIGGQKGLVEESDLKIPNMRGIMQARKKPLNVVEPDEAATHTEAVKFEKPAPKGDVKLVDPENLDELIDLLHNEAKAI, from the coding sequence ATGAAAATATTAGTATGTATTAGTCACGTTCCTGATACTACCTCAAAAATCAATTTTACCGACGGCGATTCGAAATTCGATACCAACGGAGTGAATTTTGTGATTAACCCAAATGATGAATTTGGACTTACTCGTGCTATGTGGTTTAAAGAAAAACAAGGCGCAAGTGTAGATGTGGTAAATGTAGGTGGTGCTGAAACTGAACCAACTTTAAGAAAAGCCCTGGCCATTGGAGCCGATAATGCTATAAGAGTAAATACTCCTGCAACCGATGGTTTCCAGGTAGCAAAACAATTAGCAAAAGTTGCTAAAGATGGTGGTTACGACCTAATAATCGCCGGCCGCGAATCTATTGATTATAACGGAGGAATGGTACCGGGAATGCTTGCCGGAATTCTTGACGCTAATTTCATTAATACCTGTATAAGTTTAGAGGTTGAAGGTGATAAAGCTACAGCAATTAGAGAAATAGATGGTGGTAAAGAAACCTTAACCGCTTCCCTTCCGTTAGTAATTGGAGGACAAAAAGGTTTGGTTGAAGAGAGCGACCTTAAGATCCCAAATATGCGAGGAATTATGCAGGCTCGTAAAAAGCCGCTTAATGTTGTAGAACCCGATGAGGCAGCTACTCATACCGAAGCTGTGAAGTTTGAAAAACCAGCTCCAAAAGGAGATGTAAAACTGGTAGACCCAGAAAATCTAGATGAATTAATAGATTTACTTCACAACGAAGCCAAAGCAATATAA
- a CDS encoding electron transfer flavoprotein subunit alpha/FixB family protein, giving the protein MSVLVYTETEDGKFKKAAFEVASYAKEVAGGDEVVAVSFKATDASELGKYGVSKVLNIQNDKLGKFNAEAYADALTQAAKKEGSKIIVVSQSANSKYVAPLLAVDLEAGYASNVMAAPESTDPFTVKRSAFTNKAFNFTKITTDVKIVGLSQNAFGLKENEAEATVEDFSPELKDEDFSVNVESVDKAKDKVTIADAEVVVSGGRGLKGPENWGMIEEMADILGAATACSKPVSDMGWRPHSEHVGQTGKPVASNLYIAVGISGAIQHLAGINAAKTKVVINNDPEAPFFKAADYGVVGDAFEIVPKLNEKLKEFKAKNA; this is encoded by the coding sequence ATGTCAGTTTTAGTATATACAGAAACCGAAGATGGCAAGTTTAAAAAAGCTGCTTTTGAAGTTGCTTCTTATGCAAAAGAAGTAGCCGGCGGCGATGAAGTGGTTGCAGTAAGTTTTAAAGCTACTGATGCTTCTGAACTTGGAAAATATGGTGTTAGCAAAGTGCTTAACATCCAAAACGATAAATTAGGCAAATTCAACGCTGAAGCTTATGCTGATGCCTTAACTCAAGCCGCAAAGAAAGAAGGAAGCAAAATAATTGTGGTAAGCCAAAGCGCGAACAGCAAATATGTGGCTCCACTTTTAGCTGTGGATTTAGAAGCCGGTTACGCTTCTAACGTAATGGCAGCACCAGAAAGCACAGATCCTTTTACAGTAAAAAGAAGCGCTTTCACCAACAAAGCTTTTAATTTCACTAAGATCACTACCGATGTGAAAATTGTGGGATTATCTCAAAATGCTTTCGGTTTAAAAGAAAATGAAGCTGAGGCTACAGTAGAAGATTTCTCTCCTGAATTAAAAGATGAAGATTTTTCAGTAAATGTTGAATCTGTAGACAAAGCCAAAGATAAAGTAACTATCGCCGATGCTGAAGTTGTTGTTTCTGGTGGTCGCGGACTTAAAGGTCCGGAGAACTGGGGAATGATAGAAGAAATGGCAGATATTCTTGGCGCAGCTACCGCTTGTTCTAAACCTGTTAGTGATATGGGTTGGAGACCGCACAGCGAACACGTTGGGCAAACAGGAAAACCTGTAGCATCTAATCTGTATATCGCTGTAGGTATTTCGGGAGCTATTCAACACCTTGCAGGAATCAACGCTGCCAAGACTAAAGTTGTAATCAACAACGACCCTGAAGCGCCTTTCTTTAAAGCCGCAGATTACGGTGTAGTAGGTGATGCTTTTGAAATCGTTCCTAAACTAAACGAAAAACTAAAGGAATTTAAAGCGAAAAACGCATAA
- a CDS encoding energy transducer TonB — protein sequence MKKLMFCFFLLTGTFAFAQEDDVSIEGNTVTVKEKAPVWPGCESSVNTKDCFDQKLMEHVKNNYKYPRNDKGEFIRGKVVVKMHIDEEGKPVVTSVKGDQKPVIAAVETMLKKMPKMKPSTRGGKPTKISYTLPLNL from the coding sequence ATGAAAAAATTAATGTTTTGTTTTTTTCTTTTAACCGGCACTTTTGCTTTTGCGCAAGAGGATGACGTGAGTATTGAAGGAAACACGGTTACTGTGAAAGAGAAAGCACCGGTATGGCCGGGATGTGAATCCAGTGTAAATACAAAAGACTGTTTCGATCAAAAATTGATGGAACACGTTAAGAACAATTATAAATATCCTCGTAATGATAAAGGGGAGTTTATAAGAGGAAAGGTAGTGGTAAAAATGCATATAGACGAAGAAGGCAAACCAGTAGTAACCTCGGTAAAAGGAGATCAAAAACCTGTGATTGCTGCAGTAGAAACTATGCTAAAAAAAATGCCGAAAATGAAACCCAGCACTCGTGGTGGAAAACCTACAAAAATAAGTTACACCCTTCCTTTAAATCTATAG
- a CDS encoding DUF5686 and carboxypeptidase-like regulatory domain-containing protein has protein sequence MTKANFLSLFLLMCCTMLMAQTKVGGVVKDQNGEALPFVNVIFNNSSEGTTSGENGKFYLQSENNHTELKVSFIGYKTEIIPLQQKTNLSLEIELQEETSSLGEVKIVRGKTSKKNNPAIDILKKIWENKRDNGVSAFKQYQYKKYEKLEFDLDGIDSSVVKNPIFNGMEFIFDYSDTNRISGKTILPVFINESVSMVYGDNIENEKREDLLGNKNSGFEQNQNLIAAVKDVYDEYNVYNNYIKVFDKSFVSPLSTTGINNYNYVLSDSTYIEDKWCYNIIYYPRRENELTFKGDFWVNDTTWAVKKINLEASRDTNINWVKELYIEQEFEVLNDSVFLISKDYFQANFSLTKKENSKGVYAKRTRVFDEYQFNIKKAEDFYDKRAYKFNEEVYIRDKQFWKENRLEELNREEEDVYVMLDSLTRVPAFNRIYDIATIAESGYVEFDGWDFGPVYSLFDYNQVEGFRTRVGGRTYFGQHDPWRIEGYLAYGFKDDKFKYGISGKWLLDSRSRLIISGGKRRDIEQLGASLTTNTTDVLGRSLASSGLVSVGDNDKLSNIDLSTVNLEIEPWYNFNVRFGVSYRELSSASPAFSLDYYTNEAQTETASTIKQTEISTILTYTPGRQTSGFGVERNVVNEEEFPTFFFNYTLGLKNVFNSDFNYKKVQFFYDQPLRIGGFGRANASLEAGKTFGEVPLGLLNVVPGNQTYFAMYNSFPVLNFYEFVTDTYVSAHFDHNFNGRLFARIPLLRELNLRELIGARAVWGEISEENKALNASGIPLRAPSRAPYYEYSIGVGNILKFLSIEAHFRGNYFDVPESRSFAVTASFGFHF, from the coding sequence ATGACGAAAGCAAATTTTCTTTCCCTATTCTTATTAATGTGCTGTACCATGCTTATGGCACAAACCAAAGTTGGCGGTGTGGTTAAAGACCAAAACGGCGAAGCGCTTCCATTTGTAAATGTGATCTTTAATAATTCTTCGGAAGGAACCACTTCGGGGGAAAACGGGAAGTTCTATTTACAAAGTGAAAATAACCATACCGAACTAAAAGTTTCTTTTATCGGTTATAAAACGGAAATAATCCCGCTTCAGCAAAAAACCAATCTATCTCTTGAAATTGAATTACAGGAAGAGACTTCCAGTCTAGGTGAGGTTAAAATTGTTAGGGGTAAAACTTCAAAAAAGAACAATCCCGCTATAGATATTCTAAAGAAGATATGGGAAAATAAACGCGATAATGGCGTTTCTGCCTTTAAACAATATCAGTACAAAAAATACGAAAAACTGGAATTCGATTTAGACGGGATTGATAGTTCTGTAGTGAAAAACCCGATTTTTAATGGTATGGAATTTATTTTTGACTATTCTGATACCAATAGAATTTCGGGAAAAACTATTCTACCTGTTTTCATTAATGAATCGGTTTCTATGGTTTACGGAGATAATATTGAAAATGAAAAACGCGAAGATCTTCTAGGAAATAAGAATTCTGGATTTGAGCAAAATCAAAACCTAATCGCTGCGGTAAAAGATGTGTATGATGAATATAATGTCTACAACAATTATATCAAGGTTTTTGACAAGAGCTTTGTAAGTCCGCTTTCTACAACAGGCATCAACAATTACAATTATGTATTAAGCGATAGTACGTATATAGAAGATAAATGGTGCTACAATATTATTTATTATCCGCGTCGCGAGAATGAATTAACTTTTAAAGGAGATTTTTGGGTAAACGATACTACCTGGGCGGTAAAGAAAATTAATCTTGAAGCTTCCCGTGATACCAATATAAACTGGGTAAAAGAACTTTATATAGAACAGGAATTTGAAGTGCTTAACGATTCTGTTTTTTTAATTTCCAAAGATTATTTCCAGGCTAATTTCTCCTTAACCAAGAAAGAAAATTCAAAAGGAGTTTACGCAAAACGTACTCGGGTTTTTGATGAATATCAATTCAACATAAAGAAAGCAGAAGATTTTTACGATAAGCGAGCTTATAAATTCAACGAAGAAGTTTATATACGGGATAAACAGTTTTGGAAAGAAAATCGTTTGGAAGAGCTCAATAGAGAAGAGGAAGATGTTTATGTGATGCTGGATAGCTTAACCAGGGTTCCCGCCTTTAATAGAATTTACGATATCGCCACCATCGCAGAATCTGGTTATGTAGAATTTGACGGTTGGGATTTTGGCCCTGTGTATTCGCTATTTGACTATAATCAAGTAGAAGGATTTAGAACCCGTGTGGGCGGTAGAACTTATTTTGGGCAACACGATCCCTGGCGAATTGAAGGGTATTTAGCCTATGGTTTTAAAGACGATAAATTTAAATATGGAATTTCGGGGAAATGGCTTTTAGATTCCAGGTCACGTTTAATTATTTCTGGCGGAAAAAGACGCGATATAGAACAACTGGGCGCAAGTTTAACCACTAATACTACAGATGTTTTAGGGCGTAGCTTAGCATCATCTGGCTTGGTAAGCGTGGGCGATAACGATAAATTGAGTAATATAGATTTAAGTACCGTAAATCTCGAAATTGAGCCCTGGTATAATTTTAATGTCCGTTTTGGCGTTTCATATCGCGAGTTAAGTTCGGCCTCCCCGGCATTTAGTCTAGATTATTATACTAATGAAGCTCAAACCGAAACTGCTTCAACCATAAAGCAAACCGAAATTTCTACCATTTTAACTTATACTCCCGGTAGGCAAACTTCTGGATTTGGAGTTGAACGAAATGTAGTGAATGAAGAGGAGTTTCCTACTTTTTTCTTTAATTACACCTTGGGTTTAAAAAACGTTTTTAATAGCGATTTCAATTATAAGAAAGTGCAATTTTTTTACGATCAGCCGCTTAGAATTGGCGGATTTGGAAGAGCGAATGCCAGTTTGGAAGCTGGTAAAACTTTTGGCGAAGTTCCATTGGGACTCTTAAACGTGGTGCCGGGAAACCAAACTTATTTCGCTATGTATAATTCATTTCCCGTCCTTAATTTCTATGAATTTGTAACCGATACTTATGTTTCAGCGCATTTTGATCATAATTTCAATGGACGATTATTTGCCCGAATTCCGCTTTTACGAGAATTAAATTTACGGGAATTAATAGGCGCCAGAGCGGTTTGGGGAGAAATTTCAGAAGAAAATAAAGCTTTAAATGCTTCTGGAATTCCGCTGCGGGCACCAAGTAGAGCACCATATTACGAGTATAGTATAGGAGTAGGAAATATTCTTAAATTTCTAAGTATTGAAGCCCATTTTAGAGGAAACTATTTCGATGTTCCAGAGTCGCGGTCTTTTGCGGTAACAGCTTCCTTTGGTTTTCACTTCTAA
- a CDS encoding bifunctional nuclease family protein, whose translation MSLVRLNIKGISYSQTQNGAYALILSEADGERKLPIVIGAFEAQSIAIALEKEIKPPRPLTHDLFKNFADRFEITVKQVIIHKLVDGVFYSSLICERDKIEEIVDARTSDAIALALRFDAPIFTYKNILDKAGIFLKGDEAEQAPSEKQEEEIISEELLPDDIDIKSDDTNYKKLSLDELKTLLSQAVNNEDYEKAARIRDEISKRK comes from the coding sequence ATGAGTTTAGTGCGCCTTAATATAAAAGGAATTTCTTATAGTCAAACCCAAAACGGAGCCTACGCTTTAATCTTAAGCGAGGCAGATGGAGAACGTAAACTTCCCATAGTTATTGGAGCTTTTGAAGCGCAATCTATTGCCATTGCTTTAGAAAAAGAGATCAAACCTCCACGCCCGTTAACCCACGACCTTTTTAAAAATTTTGCTGATAGGTTTGAGATCACCGTAAAACAAGTGATTATTCACAAACTCGTAGATGGTGTTTTTTACTCCAGTCTTATTTGCGAACGCGATAAGATCGAAGAAATTGTAGATGCTCGTACCAGTGATGCAATTGCGCTTGCCTTAAGGTTTGACGCTCCTATTTTTACTTACAAGAATATTCTTGATAAAGCGGGGATTTTCCTGAAAGGAGACGAAGCAGAACAGGCACCTTCAGAAAAGCAAGAAGAAGAAATAATTTCAGAAGAATTACTTCCTGACGATATTGATATAAAATCTGACGACACCAATTACAAAAAATTGTCTTTAGACGAACTAAAAACTTTGCTCTCCCAGGCCGTAAATAATGAAGATTACGAGAAAGCGGCACGCATAAGGGACGAAATTTCCAAACGCAAATAA
- a CDS encoding pyruvate dehydrogenase complex E1 component subunit beta: protein MKTIQFREAVQQAMSEEMRKDESIYLMGEEVAEYNGAYKASKGMLDEFGPDRVIDTPIAELGFSGIGVGSAMNGNRPIIEFMTFNFSLVGIDQIINNAAKMRQMSGGQFNIPIVFRGPTASAGQLGATHSQAFESWYANCPGLKVIVPSNPYDAKGLLKAAIRDDDPVIFMESEQMYGDKGEVPEEEYVIEIGKADIKREGSDVTIVSFGKIIKEAYKAADKLAEDDISCEIIDLRTIRPMDHETIIESVKKTNRLVILEEAWPFGNISTEITYQVQSKAFDYLDAPIVKINTADTPAPYSPVLLKEWLPNSDDVIKAVKQVMYID from the coding sequence ATGAAGACAATTCAATTTAGGGAAGCCGTTCAGCAAGCGATGAGCGAAGAGATGCGAAAAGACGAGTCTATTTATCTAATGGGCGAGGAAGTAGCAGAATACAATGGTGCTTACAAAGCCTCTAAAGGTATGTTGGACGAATTTGGCCCTGATCGTGTAATAGATACTCCAATTGCAGAACTTGGTTTTTCTGGAATTGGTGTGGGTTCAGCAATGAATGGTAACAGACCAATCATTGAATTTATGACCTTTAACTTCTCTTTAGTTGGAATTGACCAGATAATAAACAACGCGGCCAAAATGCGCCAAATGAGTGGTGGGCAATTTAATATCCCTATCGTTTTTAGAGGGCCAACCGCTTCAGCAGGTCAGTTAGGTGCAACGCACTCCCAGGCTTTTGAAAGCTGGTATGCCAATTGCCCGGGTCTAAAAGTTATTGTTCCTTCTAATCCTTATGATGCTAAAGGTTTGCTTAAAGCTGCAATTAGAGATGACGATCCTGTAATCTTTATGGAAAGCGAGCAAATGTATGGTGATAAAGGTGAAGTGCCAGAAGAAGAGTATGTAATTGAAATTGGTAAAGCCGATATTAAAAGAGAAGGTAGCGATGTAACAATTGTTTCTTTCGGAAAAATTATAAAAGAAGCTTACAAGGCAGCTGATAAGTTGGCTGAAGACGATATTTCTTGTGAGATCATAGATCTTAGAACAATTCGTCCTATGGATCATGAAACCATTATCGAATCGGTTAAGAAAACCAATCGTTTGGTGATTTTAGAAGAAGCATGGCCTTTTGGAAATATTTCTACTGAAATTACTTACCAGGTACAATCTAAAGCTTTTGATTATTTAGATGCGCCAATAGTAAAAATAAACACTGCCGATACTCCGGCACCTTATTCTCCTGTATTGCTTAAAGAATGGTTGCCAAACAGCGACGATGTTATTAAAGCAGTGAAGCAGGTTATGTATATTGACTAA
- a CDS encoding NupC/NupG family nucleoside CNT transporter gives MNKTWFCLILVLLSVTSTFSQNISKTWTLDQEKGNPDQEIFADGNTLSLNEGLFSISKAKDTLAKGDYIFQNKLLVLFYNTPQDSIVNYRVSALTDSSMAINQANRKFHFKAEAFNDPEEVIPAPIVKEMIPSAGISFSSIWRGVLGMFTLLVIAFLFSSNRKAINWKTIGIGLGAQLMLAFGVLKITFVQNIFNFIGKGFVLILNFTAAGSEFLLGDMMNVESFGFIFLFQVLPTIIFFSALTSVLFYLGVIQIVVKGLAWVLTKLLGISGAESLSVAGNIFLGQTEAPLMIKAYLERMTRSEILLVMIGGMATVAGGVLAAYIGFLGGDDPELRLQFAKHLLAASVMAAPGAIVVSKILYPQQNKINTNVDVSSDKIGSNILDAIANGTTEGLKLAANVAAMLLVFIAFIAMINYVLNWTGSWTGLNALLAENTPYSGFSLESILGIIFAPLMWLIGVAKEDMMLMGQLLGIKLAASEFVGYVQLADLKNTANALSLNYEKSVIMATYMLCGFANFASIGIQIGGIGSLAPGQRKTLSEFGMKALIGGTIASLLSATLAGMIIG, from the coding sequence ATGAATAAAACCTGGTTTTGCCTGATTTTAGTTCTTTTAAGTGTTACCAGCACTTTTTCTCAAAACATTTCAAAAACCTGGACCCTAGACCAAGAAAAGGGAAATCCTGATCAGGAAATTTTTGCTGATGGAAATACCTTAAGTTTGAATGAGGGACTTTTTAGTATAAGCAAGGCCAAAGATACCCTGGCAAAGGGAGATTATATCTTCCAGAATAAGCTTCTTGTACTTTTCTACAATACTCCACAAGACAGTATAGTAAATTACAGGGTTTCTGCCCTTACTGATTCTAGCATGGCTATAAACCAGGCTAATCGGAAATTCCACTTTAAAGCTGAGGCTTTTAACGATCCCGAAGAGGTTATTCCGGCACCTATAGTAAAGGAAATGATACCCAGTGCGGGGATTTCTTTTAGTAGCATTTGGCGCGGAGTCTTGGGAATGTTCACTTTGTTAGTTATCGCTTTTTTATTTAGCAGTAACCGCAAAGCGATTAATTGGAAAACCATTGGGATTGGCCTTGGCGCACAATTAATGCTCGCCTTCGGTGTCTTAAAGATTACTTTTGTTCAGAATATCTTTAATTTTATAGGAAAAGGTTTTGTACTTATTTTAAATTTTACCGCCGCGGGAAGCGAATTCTTACTTGGTGATATGATGAATGTGGAAAGTTTTGGCTTTATCTTCCTTTTCCAAGTACTACCTACAATAATTTTCTTTTCTGCCCTAACTTCGGTTTTATTTTACCTGGGGGTGATACAAATTGTAGTAAAGGGATTAGCCTGGGTGCTTACCAAATTATTAGGTATATCTGGTGCGGAGAGTTTAAGTGTAGCAGGAAATATTTTTCTTGGTCAAACAGAGGCTCCACTTATGATCAAGGCCTACCTGGAACGTATGACGCGTTCAGAAATTCTATTGGTTATGATTGGTGGAATGGCCACGGTTGCCGGTGGTGTTTTAGCCGCATATATAGGATTTTTGGGTGGCGATGATCCCGAATTAAGGCTTCAATTTGCCAAACACCTGCTGGCAGCATCAGTAATGGCTGCACCCGGCGCAATTGTAGTTTCAAAGATATTATACCCACAACAGAATAAGATCAACACTAACGTTGATGTTTCTTCAGATAAAATTGGCTCGAACATTCTTGACGCCATTGCCAATGGTACTACCGAAGGTTTAAAACTTGCAGCCAATGTAGCGGCAATGCTCTTAGTTTTTATAGCATTTATTGCTATGATAAATTACGTGTTAAACTGGACAGGATCCTGGACAGGCCTAAATGCGCTTTTAGCCGAAAACACCCCATATTCAGGCTTCTCCCTGGAGTCTATTCTTGGAATTATTTTCGCTCCACTTATGTGGCTTATTGGTGTTGCAAAAGAAGATATGATGCTTATGGGACAACTGCTTGGTATTAAATTGGCAGCCAGTGAATTTGTAGGATACGTTCAGTTGGCCGATCTTAAAAATACGGCAAACGCACTTAGTCTTAATTATGAAAAATCGGTAATTATGGCCACTTATATGCTTTGCGGATTTGCAAATTTTGCATCAATAGGAATCCAAATTGGAGGAATTGGCTCCCTTGCTCCCGGCCAGAGAAAAACTTTATCTGAATTTGGAATGAAAGCTTTAATTGGCGGAACTATCGCTTCTTTGCTTTCTGCTACCCTTGCTGGAATGATAATTGGATAA